The Colletes latitarsis isolate SP2378_abdomen chromosome 1, iyColLati1, whole genome shotgun sequence genomic interval GGTTGGCACCGCGCCAAAGTCTAAAAGCGCCCGCGGCGACACGCTCGCGTGTTGTGACACATTGTAAACATCGATAAGCCAGGAAGATGTGAAATTGGTTGACGGGTGGCGCGTTAGCCGGGGAAAATGAGGCTCGCGATTGCAACGACCGTCTAAAAATAACCACGTCGCGAGATCGCTCTGGGAAACGCTTAGGAATCGCGAACCGCGCACTCTGACGTTACTTGCATCTCCGCGAACCTCTTTTCGCTAGGTTAGAAACAATGCGTGGTCATGTTCGGTTGTCATTCGCGCGCTTGACTCATGCTCGTACTTGGACTCGAGTCACGTTCGTTCTTCGTTTAGTCGTTGAATACCTTTCCAAGtctcaaatataaaaataattttttagccgTAGTATGTTTTCGAACAAGGCTGGGGAACTTTTTGCTATTGGAGCGCCGCGTGTCGCGTTACGAATTCCTCGCAGAAACGGATAAAATTATCGTCCGGATACAAGACAAACAACTGTTCGTTCGTTTCTCGTGAAATGAAAATATTCCCAATGGTAGAGTGCGTTATATTTCACAATGGactaattaaaaatcaattcCTCGTGAGAATATGTATAtttagttttttctttttttttttaccaaaattATAGAGACACCTAAATATAAATGAGTATATTTGCGTGAAAGGCAAGACTTACCATAGAACGATAGCTAGATTGACAAGGGCTTTTTACTTGTCAATATTGTACTTGAAAAATTAGGATTTCTTGGATATTTTGTAACGTCTGTTACACCAAAGGTCATTCGCTGTGTATCTATAAAGGCCACTACAGAATTTTATATCGGTTAAAATGATCCTTGTCCGAGACGTTATTTTACTTTAACTGTTAATGATATGTCTATCATTAAGATTCGATCCGTGTAGACGGTAGGTAATGTAAATAAGTTTGTCGAGTATCGCGCGAAGATGAACGCGGCAAAGATAAAGAAGAAAGTCTTGCCGGGAAGGAAAGGGATGATTCAAAGAGAATATCGGGGTTGCGACCAATTAGGAAAGGGATGCGAGCGGGGGAGGCGGTACTCGTCGTGTTGCCGGGAAACGGCGATTGTAAGCTGTAAGAATCCTAGCGTCGAGGGAGTGTTAGGGCAGAGAAGAAAGAGAATAGGAGATCTTACGCACCCTTATTGATTCGACGGGTCTCATTACGGCCCCTCTTCTAAACGGTCCATTAATTAGTAAGTGCCCGGCGAACATGGCCGCTTGATTCATTGTTTTCTTAAATTAAACACCATCTCGTCGCTGCGACCCATACACCGCGAGATCTATCAGAGTTGTACAAATTTCATTCACCGCGGGATCGAGACGAAACGATAAACGCATTCCCCTCGTAAGCCGAAACGCGCGCGTGGTTTTAATAATCTCCTAAGTGGATCTAGGGTTAATTTAATTACGCGGTTCTCCCTGTGACGTCAGTCACGCGGATGAGCAATCATCGGAAGGTGCAACCCTAATAGGCGGGGCAGCTCTTTTTCGAAAAAATGCTCCACCGTCGAACCCGCGCGTCCAAGTTATTCTCGACGCAAGAATTGGTCTttcaagtaaaaaaaaaaaaaaaccgttctCCCTTCGGAGCAGCACATTTGCGTATTTTCGTTCTTCACGGTCGATTTAATTTCGCGCGATCTCGAGACGGTTCTCGAAAGATATAGCTCTCAACAAGCTTAATAAGATCTCCTAGGTATACATATACTCGGTTGAGCGTGGAGAAACAAATGATAGAAACGAGATCGGATCGTTGGACCGTTGTTGTTGTCTAGGCGTACAGCAAGCGGTTGTTATCCGATACCGTTTAAAATAAAAACCATAAGGATTCGACCGACGTCGAATCGAGTCGAACAATCTCATTTAACTTGTGGATCTGTGGAAGAGATAAGCTCGAAAGTCTCGAGCGAGCGGAAAACTCGTGAAAAGGCGCGTTCTGCGTCGCGTCGACGTACGCGTTTCGCGGAGTCGTTGGCCTCAAGTCGAAGAGAGGCGGTACATGGCGGTGACGTGGGTGGGAAGTCGAGCCTTATGAATGAACCGGCGCGTACGAGAGTGTAAGTGAATGGAGGAGGACCGAGCGATCCTCACGTGTGAGCGACGTGTGTGGGAGGGCAGACGGGGCGAGACGAGGAGAAAGAGAAACACACCGCACGGTCGAGGGACCGAGAGGAACGAAGAGCAAAGACACGCGGGAGGAAAAGATCGTCGAATAGCACCGCGCAATTCTGCACGCCGTGCACGTGCATTCGTTCTTTTCACGCGTTGACCATGCAACccctaacacgggttaggtctggattatataACGCGAGAGACACATTGTTTTTACCGTGGATCGGATCCAATTGATCGTTAGCCTTCTGGAAAGTCAGCGAAAGCGAAAGTCCCCGCCAGCTTCGGGCAGGCGTCTTCGAAGCTGGGTACTTTGTAGAAGGGCAAGAATCGACGGCAATTTGAACCGACGCACCGGAACGAGCTCCCCAAACTACATCGAACGTTTCGTTTTTTTTAGGACTCTTGACCAGCCAACATCTCGACATGAAGCAAGATTCTGAAAAGCAGTCGCTCTCTCCTCCGTTAAACAATAACACGTCACCAGTGATGTTCCCTGGAATGGGTAGCACCGCCGCGGGTTTGTCGATGCTCACCCCGCAACAGCTTTTGGCGGCCAGTCGAACCGCGGCCTTGATGGCCGCAGGAATCCCCGTGTCGTTGCATGCCACTTTGGCGGCTAGCCCGTCCTTGTACAGACATCACCAGACACTGTTCGGAGGCTGGGCACCACCAGCCGCGTCCTCGCCACCCTCGCCCGGACCAGTGTCACCGGCGTTGAGCACCAAGTCCGCCTCCAGACGAACCAACACCACCACTAccaacaacaataataataacaacgtGGTCAGCAGCAGCGGAGATCGAATCTCGAAGAAGAGCCACCAAGCGACCAAGAGGAAAGCCACAAAATCGAAGGCGGAGAGCGTGCAAACAGCGGTAGAGGGTTCGGCTCCGCTCAGTCCACCCACTTCGGTCAGCCCCGAGGCGGGCAAAGACGGAAGAGACAAGGTATTCACCTGCGGTGTCTGCTCGAGATCGTTCGGTTACAAGCACGTGTTGCAGAATCATGAACGCACTCACACCGGAGAGAAACCGTTCGAGTGCCCGGAATGTCATAAAAGGTGAGCTCGCCATCCCATCCCAAAGGTTTCTAGAATAGTCGCGAGTTTGATCGACCATCTTTCTCGTGGATTCTTAATAAAACATTTCCAGGATTATAGCCAACAACGTGTTCGATCGATTGTTACAGATTCACGCGGGACCACCATCTCAAAACCCACATGCGATTACACACGGGCGAGAAACCGTACCATTGCAGCCACTGCGACCGACACTTTGTTCAGGTAGCGAACCTACGTCGGCATTTACGCGTGCACACCGGCGAACGTCCGTACGCCTGCGAGCTGTGCTCGGCCAAGTTCAGCGATTCGAATCAGCTGAAAGCTCATCTGCTGATACACAAGGGCGAGAAACCGTTCGAGTGCGAGCACTGTCAGATGCGGTTCAGACGGAGGCACCACCTGATGCATCACAAGTGTGGCACCGGGGCCAATGCCGCGGGCCAAATACCCAGGTCGCAAGTCGCCTCGCCGTCGTTGGCGAGCGACGATCTGGACGAGGACATCGACATCGACATCGACGTGGAGATGGAGGAGCCCGAGAGCACGCCGTTGGCAGCCAGAAAAACGATGACGCCGGTCAGACCGGCGCATCGTCAGCTTCCAAGTCCCGTGGTGGGCACCTCGATGCCGATGCCGTTGAATCTGTCCGGTATTCCGGTAGATCTGCCGGAACAGACGGAACCGGAAGACCTCTCGATGTCCACCGGCTTGCACAGGCCGCATTCGCACTCGCACAGCAGTGGCGACTCGCCGATGAGTCGTAGCCCCAGCAGCGACACCATCCACGAGGAAGACGAGGAGGAGCTGCTGGACGTCTCGGAAGCCAGTCCGAGCAGCCTTTTCCTTCAAAATCACCGCAACCAATACGTGCATCACCTCGCATCCCTTGGAAACCCGACCACGACCAACGTCGGCCACGCATCCTAGTGGAGTCTCGAGGGGTACGTAGATACAGCTACGTAAAGAGAAAACAAAACAAAGTAAACCCTGTACTTTCACACACTCGGTTCGATGCGTCTACCCAAGGAAAAGCGGATATCGCACCAACGTTGGAACGAACAAAAATGGGCATATCGTTGGAAATAATTCACGTTTGTTTGGGTAGTAGGCCATCTCGAACCTTTGCAGCTCACACTGAATCCTCACTAAAAATCCTCCAAGCACCGGTTCACAGTCACTATTGTTAAGATGCTTTttatagatatatatatatatatatatacatatatatatatattatattatatagatgattattattattattattgtacctATGAAAGAGATACGAATCGACGAAAGTGAATGGCGGGTCTATGAGCGTTCTGTAAAACGTGTAATTTAAACGAGAACAAACTAAATTCAGGGACGcgttttttttctcaaatattaatattataggtaACTTTTCGAAACAGGAGAGGTAAAACGGAGAGACCACTCCCGCCGAGTTTCCTTTCGCGGGACTAGGTTTTTCTTTGTACATAGTATCGCGACAACAGGAAGAACGGACAGGATAAAGATGTGTATTTAGTTATTTAGTTCGGTGTAGTTCCGGatgtttcgttttcgagagTCGTAACGATAAATAGATAGGTAGATATTAATTAGATAGGTATCGAAGGAAAAGAAGACCGAGTGTGCAtgcatatgtgtgtgtgtgtgtgtttgtcgcCGTGTGTGCATGCGTACGAGCGGGAATCGAAATAAAAGGAGAAGTTACGAAATGCATGTACTGGTATACAAGTTCCTCTGACAGTAAACGTAGCGGGGGGGGGGGAGTGACATCGGTTCCTCGGTCCTCTGTCGCTCTCGCACTTGGCCGATTTAACGAGCTGTCGACCATTTATATTTTTCGatttttctcttttattttatttgcgatcattcgcaacGATTCGTTTCTTCTTTTCTCTCGTTCGTATTTATTAACACCCCATCCGGCGGTTGCGTGTCGCGTTGTTGTTTATTCTACGCTCATTTGTAAAGCCGTCGGGCGACCAAGTTTTGTTAAATACATGTATCAATTTACTCCAAGACTCACGTTCCTTGATACCGACTGACACACTCTAGCTTTGTTGCAGATCGCTGACCGAACTCGAGACGACGCTTCGGTACCTGTGCTCATCCTTTACGTTCCCTCGATCCCGTTTCGATGTAAATCCTGCATTTTTTTTATGCCTGGGATCTAAACTAACATTCATATTTTTCCTATTAGCTCGTCAGACAAACAATAACAGAAAATGTTCATAGCAACGTCAAGCCACGATTAATCGAAAGTGGAGGTTCGTTTGCATTGGCCCTTTGCGAAAACCAGTACTGTAAACCGATATACGTCCACGCTGTTCGTGAATATAAAATGGTCGATTCGCATCAATCCGCACAATAACTAGGATTCGAAGGAGAAGAAGGACTCTGTCCTCTTCTGGATTCTCATTCTCATGCATAATCGGGCCACCATCTTCGGGTTCTCCGATTTCCGTCTTTTTTCTGGCGAGCAGCCGGTTCGTGCGATCCCTCTAGGATCCTTTTGTCCTAGCCGGGTAGGACGGCGGCGGGCGGGCGTCTGTTTCGCGCGAACCAGTTTTCGCAATGATATAGCCCTGCGTGCCGAAAATTCGCAGCCGGTGGCCAGGACACACGGGGTCTCTGGTCTTTTGGGCTTGTTGCGCGGTCTCTTCTTCTCTCGGCCGTCTCGCCTCCGCGTCTCTCAATGGCCCTCTGATTTATGTCTGGTCCTGGGCATGCAAATTTCATCGGCGAGTCGAGGCCGTTCCGAGTCATTGTTCCATGGGTCAGTCCGGGACACTTATCCCAAAGCCAGAAAGAACGGACCGACGTCATTCACCTCCCTCTTCCGGGTCTGGCCCCCATTCGCTGTTCCGCACCCCGAAATATAACCCGACGCACCTCCGGGTTTTTCGGAGCACAAAAGGGACAAGTCCTCTCTGCATTTTCTGCGAATATCGTTCCGAGCGCTCAGTGGCCCGATATTGCCCTCGTTTCGCCTCTGTTCCTTTCCTACGACAGTTTTGCAAGGAAAGACGAGAAAGTCCGTGTGTCGCGGACGAACAATCTCTTGGACTCTTGCGCGTCCGCTGCTTCGATTTCTCTCTCGTCGAACATCGTCAACGGACACCGGGTTCGTGGACGCCGTTATCCGATTCCTGAAAACTTGTCCGATACCCAAACAAAGTCGACTCGTCGAATTCCTCGAAAGGTGCAGCATAGTTTTTACGCGTGATTccgaaaatatacaatttttgtaTAGAGAGCTTCTTTTCCGAAATAGTCTATTCCGAAAATACGCGGGACTCGCGCCAACTTATTAATAAAACTCGGTTCAGTGGATCATCGATGTTCGTACGCTATTCTTACGAAGAATACCATTAAAAAATTCAAGATACACCGTTCTAAATTATATAGAAATTTTGATAGTACCGTGACAAGGTATTTAAAATACATATCAGAGTCAGCAAACGGTAGTTTGACATTTTCTGAAAAGGAAAATTTACTCCGCAATTTTCGTCCCCGCTGTTACACTTTCGCCACATTCTTTCCGAAGGTCCTGGGCTCATCCGCAGTTTTCACTCGTTATTCACGTTCAAGCTTTCGAGAACCATTTTCCACCCCACTTCCTTTCCCTAGCCGCGTTCTCGCCCTGTTACACGTGTTAGAAGATATCCGGAGCTCGTTTCACCGAAACGTTCCGATCTCTCGTCACGCTTGTCCTCCCTtcgttctctcttttttttttccccTTTTCTTTCCCTCCGGGTGCTATAGATTCCGCGAGCAAAGTATACGCGACGTCTCGAGGAGGCGATTCTTCTTTGTTCTCGGGAAATTCTGTTTTTCGTTCCGTTCGTCTTTCGATGGACGCTAATTGATTTCGACGTTTGACCACCGTCGAAGCACGGCGACAGGGGTCAGCGGGCCTTGACCTCGTACCCCAGCAAAAAGGAAAACCCACCACGAATCCCCCAAGTATTATTGTATATAGAGATCCCCATCCTCGATATAAAATGATATAGAGAGACGATCTTATAAAATGTCGCGCAGCTTTTTCACGGCGCACGAGCGTACCGTCGACGCGTCGAGACGACAAACACTTGACGAATTTACTTGTACTCGTATAAATAGCCTATCGACGAAGGACCAATTACTTGAAAGGCAACACGAGCTTTCTGCCGCGATTTTCCGTCGCGGTTCACCGAACATTGTTGCAGTCTAGTTCTATACGTAACGATTGTCGCACGCAAACGTACGACTACAACGCCGGTTCGAAAGGACGTTTGTTACAGTCAAAGTGATAATTAAACTGCGAATGCACGTGCAGTCCAAGTTTCCTATAACgttgaaaagaaaatttttacagACGTTCGTTCGATTTGTTTGACATCGTAGCGTTTGTTTAGCATTTACTGAAAATAGTGAATTAAGAAAGGTCGCGGAGCAAGATGGTTACTCCTCGTTGATTACGAGGACTAACAAGACTTAAATTCTTAATGCGTTGTATCTTCCCGTAAAGATATTCTTTCGATAAGCCAAAAATGCTTGAAAACAGTTCTGGATCTCATACACCACGGACGACCATACGTTTGCACGAGCATCCGCAGTTCAACGACGATTAAACGCGTCTCGTTAATCGGTAATATATATAATTGATTATTTATTATCTACGCCCGAATAACGTGTTCTGTGTCTGCTCCATTGTATCCGCGAGAATCATCTCTTGATACCCGAAGGCAACGGTAGCACGGTACGCTCGTCGGTTCTGTTTGCTCGATGTCGATCTCTTGCTTAGATAATCAAGAAACGAAGTATGCTATCCGCGTTTTCTATACACTCCTCGTCGTGGAGCAGAAGCTCGCACTCGGGCCAAGCGGATCAAAGCGAAAGAATCtgaaatgaaattgaaaagaGATCACGAACGGCCCCAGACGACGGTGGGGCTTCGCTCGACGACGATTTCTGGCAAATGGTACCTTAAAACGAGATCGATTCCTAGTTAATGGTTGTTAGTTCCGAACGATACTGGTGAATTACGTTCCTGTCGGCCCGACTCGTTGCTACGGGCCAATTGTTTTCTACGTTTCTTTGTAAACAGACCAGAATCACCGATAATAGCCGCGATAGAAAAGAGAGGAAGCAGCAATGGCGAAGTTTCGCGTCAAGTACCTATTGTATCGATAGAATTATCGCTTGATCCTACATACTGTCGTAATAATCATTATCGTTGTTGTCATTTTAATCTTAATGTGCAAgaacatatgtatacatataactaACTTATATGTTTGTGTCAAATTAGAACGTTGCGTCGATACGATATACGCGTGTACCGAAGATCCGGGATCAACGGGTGCACGGTTCGCGATCGTCGCGACCGTGTTCGAACGGAAACGGGATTATTGTCGTGACGGGAGTAGTCGAGATGCCCGAATCCCGTCGCCCGTCCCCGATCGCTCGAATACTTAATTCGATCGCGTATGTACCTATGTGGTGTACACTGTCTCTGTATCTATGTAACTAGAACTACGTATAGTTATAATTTTGTACAGTCAACGCAGACGCTAAATCGTATGCGCGACCGTCGATCGTTCGCGCGTACTCGAGCACGCGCATCGATCGTATTTCTCTCGTTTCCGCTTTCGCCGTGATCGCGCGTGCTCGAGCGCGCTCGCGAGCCGCGACGACACACGGTACAAATTCAAATTTTATGCCTGTAACTACGGAAAATGGAAAAGATGATTAACACTGTTCCGCGAATACGATGGACGAATATTCTCGCTACTCGCTAATTAAAGGTATTAGAAAGAGCCACTTGACGAACAGGCACACTCTCGACGCGTACCGTTCGAAACATCGATTATTGTTCCTCTTCGATCGCTGACACACtcacaacacgtatgcgaaatggACAAGGGAACGCCGCGAAAGGTATCGGCTCGGTCAATAAATTCATGCCTATTTCTCTTTTGTTTAGTCGATGATACACACGCTCTTCGTTTTTCATTCATCGAGCACTACTGCGACTTTCTTTCTCTTAAATAATTTCATAGACCGCGAACCAGATAATCACTCGGAGCGTTATTCGATACAATTGTATTTGTATTTACATCGAAGAGAATGAAAACACTGTGCCTGAAAAGGTAAAACGTTTGATGAGTCGGAGCCAACGTGGCAATTTACACTAGATAAAAGTAATCATAATCTTATGGACTGATCCGATACTTTGCCCATCATGTCGGCCATTTGTGATTATTTAAGGCGTGATGCACACGAGGTGTACAGCAAAATCAAGTGGCACTCGATGTATACTATGAAACTGACACTACCTCACCAGACACCTAATATATCTCAA includes:
- the Kr gene encoding krueppel; translation: MALSYLQEAQINAGLLTSQHLDMKQDSEKQSLSPPLNNNTSPVMFPGMGSTAAGLSMLTPQQLLAASRTAALMAAGIPVSLHATLAASPSLYRHHQTLFGGWAPPAASSPPSPGPVSPALSTKSASRRTNTTTTNNNNNNNVVSSSGDRISKKSHQATKRKATKSKAESVQTAVEGSAPLSPPTSVSPEAGKDGRDKVFTCGVCSRSFGYKHVLQNHERTHTGEKPFECPECHKRFTRDHHLKTHMRLHTGEKPYHCSHCDRHFVQVANLRRHLRVHTGERPYACELCSAKFSDSNQLKAHLLIHKGEKPFECEHCQMRFRRRHHLMHHKCGTGANAAGQIPRSQVASPSLASDDLDEDIDIDIDVEMEEPESTPLAARKTMTPVRPAHRQLPSPVVGTSMPMPLNLSGIPVDLPEQTEPEDLSMSTGLHRPHSHSHSSGDSPMSRSPSSDTIHEEDEEELLDVSEASPSSLFLQNHRNQYVHHLASLGNPTTTNVGHAS